The proteins below come from a single Balaenoptera musculus isolate JJ_BM4_2016_0621 chromosome 1, mBalMus1.pri.v3, whole genome shotgun sequence genomic window:
- the PAQR7 gene encoding membrane progestin receptor alpha: MATMVAQKLSHLLPSLRQVHQMPRPSVQPEPVFTVDRAEVPPLFWKPYIYVGYRPLHRTWRFYFRTLFQQHNEAVNVWTHLLAALVLLLRLAIFVGTVDFWGDLHALPLFIIVLTSFTYLSLSALAHLLQAKSEFWHYSFFFLDYVGVAVYQFGSALAHFYYAIEPAWHAQVQTFYLPMAAFLAWLSCAGSCYNKYIQKPGLLGRTCQEVPSALAYALDISPVVHRILVSPNPAVDDPALLYHKCQVVFFLLAATFFSAFMPERWFPGSCHVFGQGHQLFHVFLVLCTLAQLEAVTLDYEARRPIYEPLHARWPQNFSGLFLLTVGSSILTAFLLSQLVRRKLNLDRKTQ, from the coding sequence ATGGCCACAATGGTGGCCCAGAAGCTCAGCCACCTCCTGCCCAGTTTGCGGCAGGTCCACCAGATGCCTCGGCCGTCTGTGCAGCCAGAGCCTGTGTTCACAGTGGACCGAGCCGAGGTGCCGCCCCTCTTCTGGAAGCCATACATCTATGTGGGCTACCGGCCACTGCATCGGACCTGGCGCTTCTACTTCCGCACACTGTTCCAGCAGCACAACGAGGCGGTGAACGTCTGGACCCACCTGCTGGCGGCCCTGGTGCTGCTGCTGCGGCTGGCCATCTTTGTGGGGACCGTGGACTTCTGGGGAGACCTGCACGCCCTGCCCCTCTTCATCATTGTCCTCACCTCCTTCACCTACCTCTCCCTCAGTGCCTTGGCTCACCTCCTGCAGGCCAAGTCCGAGTTCTGGCATTACAGCTTCTTCTTCCTGGACTACGTGGGTGTGGCTGTGTACCAGTTTGGCAGTGCCCTGGCACACTTCTACTACGCCATTGAGCCCGCCTGGCATGCCCAGGTGCAGACCTTTTACCTGCCCATGGCTGCCTTTCTCGCCTGGCTTTCCTGCGCTGGCTCCTGCTACAACAAGTACATCCAGAAGCCTGGCCTGCTGGGCCGCACTTGCCAGGAGGTGCCCTCGGCGCTGGCCTACGCACTGGACATCAGCCCCGTGGTCCACCGCATCCTCGTGTCCCCCAACCCTGCCGTGGACGACCCGGCTCTTCTCTACCACAAATGCCAGGTGGTCTTCTTTCTGCTGGCTGCCACTTTCTTCTCTGCCTTCATGCCTGAGCGCTGGTTCCCTGGCAGCTGCCACGTCTTTGGGCAGGGCCACCAGCTCTTCCATGTCTTCTTGGTGCTGTGCACGCTGGCTCAGCTGGAGGCCGTGACGCTGGACTACGAGGCCCGGCGGCCCATCTATGAGCCTCTGCACGCCCGCTGGCCCCAAAACTTCTCCGGCCTCTTCTTGCTTACTGTAGGCAGCAGCATCCTCACTGCATTCCTTCTGAGCCAGCTGGTACGGCGCAAACTCAATCTCGATCGGAAGACCCAGTGA